The following nucleotide sequence is from Synergistaceae bacterium DZ-S4.
CATCAAATTGAACACTTTGACCGCGTGAGTTGAACACCCTGACCGCTCAAAACTGAACACTGCTGCCGGGTGAGTTGTACACCCCTCCACCTTTTTATTACCTCACTGAACCTCTATCAATATAATGCATTCAGCATCCAGGTGATGCAAATACATTATTTGAGGAGGGGTCATTAGAGATGGCCAATTACAGGGAGATCCTAAGGCTTCGCAGCCTTGGGATCAGCAACAAACAGATCTCCGCAGCATGTCACTGTTCACGGACAACTGTCATAGACGTGCTCAAACGTGCCGGGGAAACAAGCCTCGAGTGGGGATCCGCAAAAGACTTAAGCGACAAGGAGATAACAGACAGGCTTTTCCCGCCGGGGCTGCAAAAACCTTGCTACAAAATGCCGGATTACGGGG
It contains:
- a CDS encoding helix-turn-helix domain-containing protein, with the protein product MANYREILRLRSLGISNKQISAACHCSRTTVIDVLKRAGETSLEWGSAKDLSDKEITDRLFPPGLQKPCYKMPDYG